CTCTGTCTTTCTATCGGCCATATTGATAATCTCAACAACATTATCAACACCACCAGCTGAGGTATAATCCTCTGAGGACAAGGAAGCTAGCTTCTTCTCAAGCACTCTCTCAACTTCTCTTACCACCTCAGGAGAAGTTCTATCCATCAATGCAATTCTTCTTGCGACATTAGTCTGAATTTCAGTAGGAAGACTAGAAAGGATAAATGAAGCTTTCTGGGGATCAAGATACGAAAGTATTAAGGCAATCGTTTGTGGATGTTCTTGTTGAATAAAGTTTAAAATATTAGCAGGGTCTGCTCTTCTAACAAACTCAAAAGGTCTCGATTGCAAAGCAGATCCCAAATTGTTAATGATATCTACTGCCTTTTGGGTACCAAGAGATTTCTCAAGAAGCTCCCTAGCGTAATCTATTCCACCTTTTTGAATAAATTCTTGAGCCATCATCAATTCTTTAAATTCCAAAAGAACACTGTCCTTAAGCTCAGAAGTAATAGTCTCAAGTCTTGCTATCTCGAAAGTTAAGGACTCTATCTCTTCTTGAGAAAGATATTTGAATACTTTAGAAGAAATCTCAGAACCTATTGAAACCAATAAAATAGCCGCTTTCTCTTTCCCCGTTAAAGCAGAGACATCAAGTATCTCTTTTTCCTTTTTATCTTCCATAAACTTATTACCCTTTATACATCATACATTCTTAAAAATCCATGTTCTAATAAGTTTAGCAACATCCTCAGGCTTTTCTCGAGCTAAAAGCTCAGCATTATCTTGAAGCTCGTCTCCCTCTCTAAGTCCTCCAACAACATCATCAACACCAATATCATCCCCATCCATTAATGCCTGCTGACGCCTCAAGTGTGCCTGTTTTGCAAGCTCCTCTTCCCTAAATCGTCTTCGCCTTTCAAGTTCTCTAGAAATAGCAAAGAATAATGTAAATCCTAGCATTAACAATGCAAACGCTATGCTTGCAATAAACAACAAAGACTTAAATCTCTCACTTGAAAAATAATCTTCATCTATCTTTCTAAATTCATTTACTCGATCAAAAGAAATATTCCTAACAGTGATTGAATCACCTCTTTCTGGCTTATATTCAAAAGAACTCTGCAACACATCTGTAATATTTTTCAAAGATTCATCAGAAATAGCCCTATATTCTCTTTTTCGCATGCCATTCTCTATAACAAAATTTCCAGACTCATCATAAACAAAATCCCAAATACCATCTACAAAAATACCCAAAGAAACCCCCGCAATTCTAGCAGGCTCCTTTTCACTTAAAGATTTCTTTTCATTAAGAGCAACATTCTTTATTTCCTGGAATTCATTTGACTTGCCAATAATATCGCTTAAATCTTGATATTCAGGAGGAGTATTTCCCTCCTGACCAGGGGGCCCCCATGGACTATAACCCTGGCCCTCATACTCTCGTTTGCGCACCTGAGAAGAGATAACTGTAGAATCACTTATTTTTCTTGTATTATAAGAAACTTTTGGATCTTGAGGTTGAATTTCAATAGGAGCATATTCCTTAGATTCCGTAGTTTGACGAGAAGTATCAAGCTTCACATTGATTCTTGCAATCATAAATCTATCAACAGACAAAACTTTACTTAAAGCAGAATCAATTTCATCTCGAAGCACAGCCTCATATTTCAATTTAAGCTTTCTTTCCTTTTCAGCTAAATCAATCCTATCGATTCCATCTAAATTAGAAAAATCATTTAAGATGGCTCCCTTATTGTCAACAATAGCAATATTCTCTGATTCAAGACCTTCAATAGCATATTGAATTAACTTGACAAGTCCCTCTACCTTCTTACGATTAGTGACAATATCAGATCCAGGCTTGGGAGTAATCCTAACAGAAGCTTTAACCGCTTCTTGTGATTCTTTAAAAAGAGCCTTCTCAGGCATCACAAGACTAATACTAACAGCATCTACATCATCAAGAGCAACAATATGCTGCTCAACAGCTCTCGTAATTGACCTTCTAAGATTAATATTTCTCTCAAAATCTGTAATAGTCCATCTATCAATATCAAAAAGAGACCAAGGATCCATATGGATAGGTACAAGCTCCTCCCTCACAAGAATCGCTCTCATTCTCTTTGACACATTCTCATCACTTAAATAAATCTTTCCATCAGCTGTGATAGTGTATATAGCATTTTCTCTATCCAGTCTTTGAACTATTCTATCCAATAAATATTGATCTTTAATTCCAACACCAAAAAGAGCAATGCTTTGACTCCTAGTAGAAAATCCCACTAAAAAAATAAGTGCAAAAATTATAGCTACACCAATACACCCAAAAGCCACTTTTTGAACTATACTAGCCTTTTTAAAAACTTTATTCACTGATGTAAAAAACTTAGTAATAAAATTGCCCAAACTGTATAGCCCCTTAACGAATACTAATCATATCTTGATAAGCCCTAACACTTCTCTCAACAATAGCCTTTGTGATATTTAAATTCATATTAGCCTTAGCAATAGCGATTACAACATCATGAACATCAACACTGTCTGGACTCAAGATAGCCTTATCTGACATTCTAGAAGCATTCAATTGACTATCATTCACACGAGATATGACATCCAAAAATGTATCCTTAAAAGTTTTACCTACCTCTTCATGCTTAACATCCAAACTAAAATGTAAAGGATTTTTACGAATCAAATAAATATTATTATCCGTAAAAAAAGAATCAATCTTCATTGCCTAAACCTCCTTTTAACTCTGCAGTATTGATAATGCGCTCCTAAACATCGCCTTGCTACTATTAATAACAGTAGAATTTGCCTCATAACCACGAGAAGCAGAGATCATATCCACCATCTCTTCAACTAAATTAACATTAGGAAGTTCAACATAACCCTCCCGTTCACCAGACCTTATTGCATCAGGATGTGTTGGGTCATATTTCAATCTTAAAGGAGCTTTATCTTTTTCAATACCAGCAACCCTAACACCTTGCCCAATTCCATTATCAAGATACCCAGGAATAAAAGGCCCTCTCCAATACGGATTTCTAACCCTCGGAGAAAAAATTATTCTCTGCCTTCTATAAGGCCCCCCATCAGCGGTTCTAGTAGTTTCTACATTTGCAATATTATTTGAAATAACATCAATTCTCAACCTTTGAGCTGTCAACCCTGTTGAAGCAGTATTAATACTTGAAAACAATCCCATCTAATATTCCTTAAGATAATAATTTATTTTATTACAATATTCACACTTTTAAAATAATGGGCCTGTATATTTGCAAACAAGTTATACATCATTTGATTTTGAACAAGACTTTTAATCTCAGAATCAATATTAACATTATTACCATTATTATTTTGCGTAGATAGATAATCAAGCATTTTGTAAGGCTTAATATCTAAATATCCCACCTCTTTCAATCCATTTAGATGCTTTTCGTTGCCCTTTAACAAAGATAAATCACCTACCCTCTCATTCAAAATCGCTCGCTCAAGCTCAGCTTCAAAAGTGACCTTACTTCTCTTAAAATTTGGAGTATCTACATTGGCAATATTATCAGATATTACATTCTGCCTTAAAGTCAAAACATCCAAATACCTATGTGCTAAATCTATTGATCTTTCAAAGCCATTCATACTAATGCCCTCTGCTAAAATTTGTTTTTATCTATATTATATAATAATTTAAGTCTTTCTGTTCATTAATTTTTATTTTTTCATTAACATAGTCCAAGTTTATTTCAATTTTTTTCAACTTGCTACCAGGTGCTTCAAAAAAAAGATCGGCAAGAACTCTTTCCATAACTCCATGTAATCTTCTTGCCCCAA
The sequence above is drawn from the Candidatus Borreliella tachyglossi genome and encodes:
- the fliG gene encoding flagellar motor switch protein FliG, giving the protein MEDKKEKEILDVSALTGKEKAAILLVSIGSEISSKVFKYLSQEEIESLTFEIARLETITSELKDSVLLEFKELMMAQEFIQKGGIDYARELLEKSLGTQKAVDIINNLGSALQSRPFEFVRRADPANILNFIQQEHPQTIALILSYLDPQKASFILSSLPTEIQTNVARRIALMDRTSPEVVREVERVLEKKLASLSSEDYTSAGGVDNVVEIINMADRKTEKFIIESLEEEDPELAEEIKKKMFVFEDIVLLDDRSIQRVLREIDGQELAKALKSVDVPVQEKIFKNMSKRAAGMLKEDMEFLGPTRRKDVEESQQKIVSLIRKLEEQGEIVISRGGEEDVLV
- the fliF gene encoding flagellar basal-body MS-ring/collar protein FliF — its product is MGNFITKFFTSVNKVFKKASIVQKVAFGCIGVAIIFALIFLVGFSTRSQSIALFGVGIKDQYLLDRIVQRLDRENAIYTITADGKIYLSDENVSKRMRAILVREELVPIHMDPWSLFDIDRWTITDFERNINLRRSITRAVEQHIVALDDVDAVSISLVMPEKALFKESQEAVKASVRITPKPGSDIVTNRKKVEGLVKLIQYAIEGLESENIAIVDNKGAILNDFSNLDGIDRIDLAEKERKLKLKYEAVLRDEIDSALSKVLSVDRFMIARINVKLDTSRQTTESKEYAPIEIQPQDPKVSYNTRKISDSTVISSQVRKREYEGQGYSPWGPPGQEGNTPPEYQDLSDIIGKSNEFQEIKNVALNEKKSLSEKEPARIAGVSLGIFVDGIWDFVYDESGNFVIENGMRKREYRAISDESLKNITDVLQSSFEYKPERGDSITVRNISFDRVNEFRKIDEDYFSSERFKSLLFIASIAFALLMLGFTLFFAISRELERRRRFREEELAKQAHLRRQQALMDGDDIGVDDVVGGLREGDELQDNAELLAREKPEDVAKLIRTWIFKNV
- the fliE gene encoding flagellar hook-basal body complex protein FliE, which gives rise to MKIDSFFTDNNIYLIRKNPLHFSLDVKHEEVGKTFKDTFLDVISRVNDSQLNASRMSDKAILSPDSVDVHDVVIAIAKANMNLNITKAIVERSVRAYQDMISIR
- the flgC gene encoding flagellar basal body rod protein FlgC produces the protein MGLFSSINTASTGLTAQRLRIDVISNNIANVETTRTADGGPYRRQRIIFSPRVRNPYWRGPFIPGYLDNGIGQGVRVAGIEKDKAPLRLKYDPTHPDAIRSGEREGYVELPNVNLVEEMVDMISASRGYEANSTVINSSKAMFRSALSILQS
- the flgB gene encoding flagellar basal body rod protein FlgB, whose protein sequence is MNGFERSIDLAHRYLDVLTLRQNVISDNIANVDTPNFKRSKVTFEAELERAILNERVGDLSLLKGNEKHLNGLKEVGYLDIKPYKMLDYLSTQNNNGNNVNIDSEIKSLVQNQMMYNLFANIQAHYFKSVNIVIK